GTCGCGGCGGTTAAACAGCGTATGGGCTATATCGTACAGCTGCGTAGTGCCGTTTTCGCGCAAATAGCTGGCCAGCGCTGCGGCGCTTTGCGTGAGCGCGGCTTCGCTGCGCGCGCTAAGGCGAATGGGTAGCTGTGCGCCGGGCGCTTGTGGCGTTGGCTGAGCTCGTTCAGGTGGGCTTTCTAAAATAACGTGGGCATTGGCCCCGCCAAAACCGAAAGAGTTAATGCCAATAACCAGCCGGCCCTGTTTTTTCAGCGCTTGGCCCTTGGTGACCACCGATAGATTCCACTCATCAAATTTGATGCGTGAGTTCAGTTTACGAATGCCAATGGTGGCCGGTACTTCGCGGTGCTGAATGCTATAAAGCGCTTTTGCTAGCCCCGCAACGCCAGAGGCCGTTTCCAGGTGGCCAAGGTTGCTTTTAACTGAGCCAATAAGTAGCGGTGTTTTACGGTACTGACCGAGCGCCTCGCCAATGGCGCGAGCTTCAATCGGGTCGCCCACAGCGGTGCCGGTGCCATGAGCTTCTAAGTAGTCGATCTCATCCGGCGCTATGCCCGCCTGCTGATAGGCGCGCTTCATCAAGTCAATCTGGGCGCTGGGGTTCGGGACGGTCAGGCCAGATTTGTGACCGTCGGTGTTAACCGCCGAGCCTGCGACAACGGCCATAATATTGTCGCCATCGGCAACCGCTTGATCATAATCTTTGAGCAGGAAAATGCCGGCGCCTTCCGAGCGCACATAGCCGTTGCCCGACTCATCGAATACTTGGCAGCGGCCCGTCGGTGAGAGCATGCTGGCTTTGGAGAAAATAATAAAACCGTAAGGGTGCAGGTGTAGGCTAATGCCGCCTGCCAGCGCCATATTAGTTTCACCGCTGCGAATCGATTGGCAGGCCTGGTGAAAGGCCACCATAGACGACGAGCAGGCAGTATCCAGCGACATGCTGGGACCATGTAAATCGAACACGTAAGACAGCCTGTTCGATGCAATGCTCGACGTATTGCCGGTAGCGGTTGAGGCATCAATCGCCGCCATATCGTCTGCGATGCGATAGGAATAGTCTAAGCTGGCGACGCCTAAAAACACCCCGCACTGGCTGCCACGCAGAGAGCTAGGCGCGATGCTGGCATCTTCCATGGCCTCCCAGGCAAGCTCTAGCAACATGCGCTGCTGAGGGTCCATGTTGGCCGCTTCACGTGGCGAAATACCAAAAAACTCAGCGTCAAACCCGCTGATATCACCCAGGCTACCGGCGGCAAACGTCACGCTGGTGCCGGGGTGGCGTTTATCCGGGTGCTGAAAAGCCTCGTGGCTCCAGCGGTCAGCGGCCACTTCAGTGACTAAATCTTTTTCGGCTTGCAGATCCTGCCAGAACGTTTCAGGGGTGGTGCCGGGGAAACGATGGGCGGCACCGATAATGGCAACGCGTTTAGTCATTCTTGCTCCTGAGGTTCTGGTTCTGCCTTGATCATAACGCTACTTATATCGTGTCCAAACACTTGTTTGAATAACTGGACGCCAAGTTCGTTTGCGGCTAATTCGTAAGGCTCGTTGGCACATGCCAACCGTTCGCCCGCTGCTGGCAACTGCTCTGCCTGTGGGCCCTGCGTTGACCATATCATGTAGGGGGTACGGCTATCCGGCGGCGTAAAATATTCATAGGCCTCCGGTAGAATAGGCACATGGTCACCATACCAGCCTAGCAGCCCCTGTCGATTTGCTGTATTTAATGCGCTTTTAACGCTCGCTAGCATCTTGTCGGATTCACTGAGATGGTGCAAATAGACAGCAAGATCACGTAAATGATTCGGTAACGGCCAAGTTGCGCCGGGCATTGTTGTAGCTAGCGTGTCTTGACGGGGCGTTTCTAAGTGCAGCGGGCCGTGATTTTCCATGGTGATCACAAAAACAAATAGCGGCCTATTATCGTCATCTTCAAGCAGGCGTCCAATCTTTCGTGCCACCGCTCTGTCACCGATATATTGACCTGCTTTGTCGCTGCTCTCAAATGCACTGATATCGATGAATTGGTCAAAGCCCATTTGCGGCATCACTTTGTGGCGAAAATAAAAACTTGCCAGGTAGGGATGTACGCAGACCGTACGGTAACCCGCAGCTTTAAGGGCACTTGCCAAGCTGGGCAGCGGGTGGCGCGATAACGTACGGTAAGGGTTGAATTGGCGCGCTCCCCATTTTTCAGGAGCGATGCCCGTTAGTACGGCGCATTCGGTGCGAACGGTATTGGCGCCCCAGGCAGGCACGTTTAGCGAGCCGTGAAGCGTAGCGCTTGCGCGGGTGGCATCAAAATGATGAAGAAGGCCGCTGTCAATCTCGTCACACCACGAGCGTGGGTCAAAAAATGACTCGCTCTGAATTAATACCACATTGGGCAGTGATTGCTTGGCTTGATGCGCTTTCGCAACGTCCGTTAATGCGTGAAAAGGCGATTGCTCAGGTTTAGGCACTGGGGAGCGCATCAGTGCCACGCCGTAGGCCCAGAGGCTGGCAAATAGCCCTAACTGGTGCATGTCGTGTACGGGTTGCAATGTGATGGCAGGCTGCTTAGGGAGACTGAACGACAGCAGCAGCACGCCTATGGCAATGATCTCAAACGCACCGATTAAGAAGCGGCTCGCGCCTTCGCTCGTAACAAGCGACGTTTCCAAATAGAAAAAAACACCGATAGCCACAGCCCCGGCGCTGCTAGCGGCAATTGCAAGCCCAACGCCAAAGAAGGGAACGTAAAGGCGTGGATGCAAAATAGCGTCCCAGAAATATTCAAAATCGTGGCAGATAAACGGCTCGTTGAGCGTGCGTGATTTGCTATTGCTCGACTGAATAACAACCAATTGCAGCGAAAGCACTACCACTACCGTAAACCAGGGGCGTTGTAGCAGTAATGCCAAGAGTCCAAAGAGCAGCAGCCAAGAGCCGGTATGGGTGACATTAACCGCGATGCTGCGCTGCCAAAATGGGCGCGGTCGCGGGTTGAGCAAAGCTTCAAAAGCGCTGCACATTATCAGCCCCACAAGAAGTGGCCACATCAGCGCACTAATCATGAGGCGTCTCCCCGTGATGATTAAAGCCCAGGCGTTGAATTAGCCACTGAGAAACGCCACCGGGCAGTACGGCAAGCCACCAGGTGCCAAAGTTAAGCGGGAAGGGAAAGCTAATGCGCGAGCGATTAGTCGCGATGCCGCGCTTAATCGCCTTAGCGGCGCGCTCGGGGGGCCATTCCCAGGGTTTAGGCCCAGGCATAGCGTCACACATAGGCGAGGTAACATAGCCGGGCATCACCACTGTCACGCCAATGCCGTGAGGGGCTAGCAGCCCGCGAAGGCCTTCGCCGTAAGCTTTTATGCCTGCTTTACTAGCGCTGTAGCTGGGCGTAGTGGGCAAGCCGTGCCATGCGGCAAGCGAGCTAATAAAGACCAGCTGACCGCTGCCACGATTTTGCATAGCAGGTACTAAATGCTGTGCCATCGCGATAGGCGTTTTAAGGTTAAGATCTAGCAGCGCTTGTACTTCTCCCCAGGGCTCTAGCATGTCGGCTCCTTGGGGATGGGTGTTTTTGCCCGCGTTAGCGATGACGATGTCTGGCACTTGGTTGGTGCATAGTTCGTCCAGCCACGCCTTTAGAGCATGATCATCGGTTAGGTTGATGTTCGAAAGCGTGACCTTGGCACCCTGATGGCGGCAAATCTCGGCTAGGGCCTCTAGTTTATCCTGCTGTCGTCCGTGCAGGATAAGCTGCGTATTCGGAGCAGCGTAGGCGCGCGCCAGGGCACCGCCAATGGCGCCGGTAGCGCCGGTGATCAGGACGCAGCGATGA
This DNA window, taken from Vreelandella profundi, encodes the following:
- a CDS encoding SDR family NAD(P)-dependent oxidoreductase, yielding MTTLQKAAENHHRCVLITGATGAIGGALARAYAAPNTQLILHGRQQDKLEALAEICRHQGAKVTLSNINLTDDHALKAWLDELCTNQVPDIVIANAGKNTHPQGADMLEPWGEVQALLDLNLKTPIAMAQHLVPAMQNRGSGQLVFISSLAAWHGLPTTPSYSASKAGIKAYGEGLRGLLAPHGIGVTVVMPGYVTSPMCDAMPGPKPWEWPPERAAKAIKRGIATNRSRISFPFPLNFGTWWLAVLPGGVSQWLIQRLGFNHHGETPHD
- a CDS encoding LTA synthase family protein; translated protein: MISALMWPLLVGLIMCSAFEALLNPRPRPFWQRSIAVNVTHTGSWLLLFGLLALLLQRPWFTVVVVLSLQLVVIQSSNSKSRTLNEPFICHDFEYFWDAILHPRLYVPFFGVGLAIAASSAGAVAIGVFFYLETSLVTSEGASRFLIGAFEIIAIGVLLLSFSLPKQPAITLQPVHDMHQLGLFASLWAYGVALMRSPVPKPEQSPFHALTDVAKAHQAKQSLPNVVLIQSESFFDPRSWCDEIDSGLLHHFDATRASATLHGSLNVPAWGANTVRTECAVLTGIAPEKWGARQFNPYRTLSRHPLPSLASALKAAGYRTVCVHPYLASFYFRHKVMPQMGFDQFIDISAFESSDKAGQYIGDRAVARKIGRLLEDDDNRPLFVFVITMENHGPLHLETPRQDTLATTMPGATWPLPNHLRDLAVYLHHLSESDKMLASVKSALNTANRQGLLGWYGDHVPILPEAYEYFTPPDSRTPYMIWSTQGPQAEQLPAAGERLACANEPYELAANELGVQLFKQVFGHDISSVMIKAEPEPQEQE